DNA from Synechococcus elongatus PCC 6301:
GGCGAGCAACAGTCGATTGACCCAGCGCTTGAGGCCGTTCAGAGGAGTTCTCCGCATAGCGGCAGGCGATCGCAGCTTAGCCTACCAAACAACGTTGTGCCGCTCTGTGACCGGCCTTATCTTTGCGTTTGCTGCAAAGTCGCGGATGCAAACAGCAAGCCTTCCTCGCTAAGCTGGGACTGACAGGCGAGAACTGTCGAAGCAACAGCGGTCGCGGTTCCTTAGGACCTGAGGACAGACTCCCACAATCAAATATTTTGGGTAGATGTAGATTAGAGATTGTTTGCGACACTCAGGCCAAACGCGATCACAGCCTCGGTTGCCAGCAATAACTTAACAAAGTCTTAAGAATTTTAACGATTTCAGTTCCGTCTGAGGGGGCATGGCTAGATTGAAAGCAACCGACCTGCCCTTGGTGTCGCCCATGCTCCTTCGGCCCCTTCCAGAACGCTTTTTGCGATCGCTCGCGGTTGCCGGAACAGTGGGCTTCGTTGCACCATTGGCGGTGATGGGGTTGCTCTGGCTCGCCATGACTAGCCTCAGTTGGGTCCCTGGAATTGGAAGTTGGGGACAGTCGGGCTTAGAGATTTTGCGCTACTTTTGCGACACCTTTGGCAGCGGTAACCCCCTCTGCGGGCTGCTGGTGATCGGGGCGACCTGCGCAGTCGTCGGCATGATGTTCGATACCTATGCCGTGTCTGTTTCACGGGCTTCGCGCTAGTTGTTCCGACAAGGCCTAAAGCGATCGCGCCGTCGCGGACTGCTCTGGTTGACCGTGCTGTTCTGCGTCTTTGTCGTCAGCCAGAGTCGGGCGATCGCAGCTCCGATCGATCTCCGTCCCTACTGGCAAGCGGCGCAGGCTCAGATTGATGACTTTCAGTTGCCCAATGGCCTGCAATTCATTGTCATGCAGCGGCCTCAGGCCCCTGTGGTTTCGGTGTTGACCTACGCTGCTGTGGGTGGAGCCGATGAACAACCGGGGCAGACGGGCATTGCTCACTTTCTTGAGCACCTAGCCTTCAAGGGCACCACAACGATCGGCACCCGCAACTATGCCGAGGAAGCGCCACTCTTGACCGAGCTGGATCAGCTCAACCGTCAACTTCAGCAAGCCCAGGCGAAGGGACAGGACGCCACAGCCTTGACGCAGCGCTTTCAAGCCGTTCAAGCCCAAGCCGCTCAGTACGTTCGGCAGAACGAGTTTGGTCAGCGCCTCGAAAATGCAGGAGCGATCGGGCTGAATGCCACCACTAGCGCTGACGCAACCACCTATTTCTGTAGTTTGCCAGCACAGCAATTGGAACTCTGGATGGCGCTGGAAGCGGAGCGGTTCCGGCAGCCGGTGTTCCGAGAATTCTTTGAGGAAAAGGCTGTCATTCTCGAAGAGCGACGGCAGCGTTTGGATAACGATCCAGTCAGCCAGCTGCTCGAAGCTCTCAAGGCGAAGGCCTTTCCCAATCAGCCCTACGGCCGCCCTGTGATTGGTGAACGAGCCGATATTGCGGCCCTCGATCGCGCCACGGTTCAGCAGTTCTTCCAGCAGTATTACGGTCCCAACAATCTGACGATCGCGATTGTGGGCGATGTCGACCCAGCCCAAGTGCGCCGCTGGGCCAACCAGTATTTTGGGGCTGAGCCTGCTCGCCCATTGCCACCACCTTCCCAGGGGAAGGCTAAGCCTCAGGCTGGTACGGTCACGATCAAAGCCCGCAGTCAACCTTGGGCGATCGTGGCTTACCCAATGCCTGCAGCCCGAGATCCCGATCAACTGGCGATGCAGCTACTGGCCGAAGTCCTCAGTCGCGGTCGGCGATCGCGGCTCTATCAGACCTTAGTCGAAGGCGATCGCTTGGTTCTGTCGGCCCAAGCCTTCCCCAACTTTCCGGGCGATCGCTTGCCCAGCCTGTTTGTGATCTCAGCCTCGCCACGCCCTGGAATTACACCTCAGACAGTGGTTCAAGCGATTACGGCAACCGTCACCGAACTGCAGCAGCAGCCCCTCAGTCAGGCAGAACTCGATCGGGTACGCAATCAACTGCGGATGGATCTACTGCAAGGCCTAGAGTCGAACGCAGGTCTGGCGCAGCAACTAGCGGAATACCAAGCGGAGGCTGGTGACTGGCGTCAGCTCTTCCGCGACCTCGAAGCTTTAGAGCAGATTACGCCCCTAGATCTGCAGCGGGCTGCCCGCCGGCTCTTTCAGCGCGATCGCCAGTTGGTGGGCCAAATCCTAGGAGAGGGGACGTGATCCGTCGCTGGCTGCTGATGGCTGCGGTGCTTGTCCTCTGCTGGCTGCAAATGCCGGTGACCGCGATCGCGGCAGTCGATCTGCAGCGTCCTGATATCGATCGCTGTCGTCTGGACAATGGCCTGCGGGTCTATCTGCTGGAAGATCGCACTCTGCCCCTGGTCAGTGGGTTGCTCTTGGCGGATGCCGGCTCCCGCTTGGATCCTGCTGATGCGTGGGGAACTGCAGACTTTACGGCTGCACTGCTAAGGCAGGGGGGTAGCCAAGCTTATCCCGTTGGGCAACTCGATCAAGCCTTAGAGGAACGGGCCGCCATGCTGGAATCCAATCCGGGCGTGACTGTCGCCAGCCTCAGTTTCCGCAGCTTCAGTCCTGACTTTCCCTTTGTCCTCGATCGCTTGTTTGAGGTACTGACCACCCCGGCTTTTCCGCCCGATCGCCTGCAACAACTGCGCGATCGCACCCTAGCCGCCCTAGCGCGGCAGAATGATCGCCCCGAAGCGATCGCTAGTCGCGAACTGCCCAAGTTGGTCTATGGACCAACGGACGCTTTGGCCCGCAGCTTGACTGCAGCCAATGTGCAACAGGTAGAACGGGCGGATTTAGTGGCTTTTCATCAACGCTTTTACCGTCCCGATCGCCTCTGGTTAGGCATCGTCGGTGATTTTCAGGCAGCTGAACTTTGTCAAAGCCTGCAAACGACGTGGGGGAAATGGCAGCCACCTGCAACGGCCGCAATTGCACCAGCTGCTTCAGCTCAGCTTACAGTGCCAGCGACTGCGGTCTACCTCATCGATCAGCCCCAGCTCAGCCAAAGTACGGTGCAGATGGCCAGCCTGGGGGGGCGGTTGGATGACCCAGATTATGCAGCGCTAACCGTCCTCAACGAACTACTGAATGGACTATCGGGGCGACTTTACAATCAAATTCGCTCCCGCCAAGGTCTGGCCTATAGCGTCTACGGCAGTGGGCAACCCAACTTTGAGCGACCTGGATTATTTGTCGCCGGCGGTCAAACGGCCCAAGCAACCACAGCTGCACTGATTCAAGCCCTGCGTACGGAACTGGCTGCCGTGCGATCGCAGCCGATCAGCGAGCGGGAACTAAAGCAAGTCCGCGATCGCCTACTCAATAGCTTCGTGTTTAACTTTCAGTCGCCGGATCAGACCTTGGGTCGGTTGCTGCGGACAGAGTTTTTCCAGTATCCCGAAGACTTTCTCTGGCGCTATCGAGAGGCCCTACTCAAGGTGACCCCAGCTGATGTGCAAACAGTTGCACAGCGCTGGATTCTGCTCGACCAAATGCCGATCCTCGTCGTGGGCGATCGCCAAGCGCTTTTACCTCAGCTGCAGACCTTGGGCCTTCCCATTCAAGACTGGCCACTGGATCAGCCGGTCACAGCAGCACCCTGATCTCGCAAGAAAAAGCCCCCGGCTCCCTGGGGGCTTCTGAGGAATGGTTGTACTGCTTCTGATACGCAAGACCAGCGCTTGTGGATGCATTGACTCTGCATGAGCTGAGCTGAAGGTCCTGCGTCCTCTGACGGACCTCACGGTTTGAGTCGGTAGTTGTGCTTTCCAACAGCAGCGATCGCTGCTCAAGCCAACTCTTTCGGCCCAGCGCTGGCTGTTGGGAAATGACAGGGCAAGAGAGCTCAGCTGTTCATGGAATCGACAGGGAACATCAGTCAATGCGATCGCGTCAGTACCTGACATGCAAATTCTAAGTGCTGACTTGGAATTGCCTGAGCCATTTTGAGATGTTTAATGAGTCCCAAATTCGTTGTCCATATCGCTGCTAAGGCTGCTCTCTTACTGCCCTTAATGGCTGCAGGTGCCACTGAAGCAGTCAATGTGCCTCAAGCCCGTTCTAGTGCAATCGAAGTCGAATTAACTGAGCTGAGTCCCACTGCAACCCCAGCAACATTGATTGCCAGCAATGATTTTGGAGGGAGTGATTTCGGTAATAATTCCCGTAACAATAGTGACTCCAATAATCAGTCAGATTCTGGCAACCAACGTCGCAATGGCAACAATTCTGACTTTGGCTAGGCTCCAACTCTGGGTCTTTAAATGCTAGCCGAGAGAGCCAGTTTCTTGAGTACGATCATCGCCCCTAGCGACGACTCTAGAAGAGTTAAAATATGATCGACTTTGGCTCTCTCACAAGTTATTTAGTGATGCAGAACCATTGTGGTGAAAAGCTCTAGAGAACTGACTACAAGAACTTCTTTGGAACATTGTTCCAGCAGAACAACCAATCATTCACACTTTTTGAAACAGAATAAAGCTGCCGCAACCAGAAATTGACAACAATATGAATAAATTACAAGACTTATTGGGAAGCCAAAACCTCTCGGTCTTTCTGAGTCATTATTGGGCTCAACAATCCGTTTATATCGCTGGAGACAGTTTGCGGTTCCAGTCCTTATTTTCCTGGAATCACCTCAATGACTTACTGAACTATCAAACCTTCCGAGAGTCAGAGTTGCGCTTTTCCCGCGACGGCGAGTCATTGCCTGCCGGCGATAATCCAACACTTTGGCGATCGCGTTTACAAGAAGGTGCGACCTTAGTTCTGAATGGCGTTCATCATCGCGTTCCAGCCCTCAAGCACCTAGCCACAAACCTCCGGCAAGAATTCGGCTATCGCTGTCATATCAATCTCTATAGTTCACCGGCACAGCAACAGGGGTTTGACTGTCACTACGATACTCATGATGTGCTGATTTTGCAGATTGAAGGTGAAAAGGAATGGTTGATCTATCCAGAAACGCTGCCCTACCCCACGGCTGATCAGCCTTCTTACGATCGCCTTCCTCCTGAAGAACCGCCCTATCTTCAGCAAGTACTGAGCCCTGGGCGATCTGCTCTACATTCCACGCGGGCACTGGCATTATGCAATCGCACAAGAAACGGCATCTCTCCATCTCACGATTGGCATTCACACCGCTACTGGCTTGGACTGGGTCAATTGGTTGCAACAGCAATTAAGAGACCAGCCCCATTGGAGACAGGGATTGCCCCTCGCAGGCTCATGCAACTTCGATCCCTTCAAACTGCGAGGTCATTTAGAGTCATTGCGCGATCAACTGATTACCTATTTGCAAGAGCCCCAAGCGATCGATGACTATCTTCAATATTTGAGTTGGCAAGATCAGCCCCACCTACCGATCCAACTCCCTCTACAACTGCATGGCGATCCCTTAGCGCAGGGCTTGCTCGGTAAATTTATTTGGTCACCACTCCATTCTCTTCAGTGGCAAGCTGAGGATGATCAGATTAAGGTGTTAATTGGTTCTAAGCAGATGGTCTTTAAAGGACTACCGATCTCCTTAGCCATGCGACTTTTTAGTTGCCGTCAATTCACCCTGATGGATCTCGGTGATTGGGCTCCCGACCTTGATTTTGAGTCAGCGATCGCGCCACTCCTTCAAAAGCTGATTTTGGCAGGCATTTTATTCGTCGAAGCTGATCAAGACGCAGAGGTCAGTGAAGTGAGTTCGCTTGCTGAAGTAAGTAAGGCCCCAACTGCTGGAGGAACAGTAATAATCCAGCCCGATGACGTGAGGGAGCGATCGCCAATTCCAAAGCTTTATACATAGCACCGGCCTGCTCTGGATAATGGCGGGCGAAACCAACGTAGCAGGGATAAAGGTCGCGGGTATAAGCCTGCTCTCGTTCCATCACTAACTCATAGCCTGTCCGCAGCAAGCGCTTAGTTATCCAGCGGCAAGATTCACGCATTCGAACATGAAAACGAGGAGAACTCGGCAGTAATTGTCGAAGTTCATGCTGAACTGCAGCTAAATCCCTCTCAAGATGTGGTTGATGGATCAAGAGCTGGGGGCCAACTTGAACAGCGGGCCAAGTCGTGATTAAGTCCTGCCCCCATAAACAAAGGCCTTGGATTTTCAGCAATGTTTGGAGTGACCGATTGACTTGGAGTGCATCGTAGCCAATCACAGCAATTTCAATTCCTTGGCAAAATGGGGCTTGACGCTGCAGTTGTTGTTGCAGGTGATCAATGGCGGCTGGATCAGGCGATTGGTGTTGCCACACCAGAATGCTATCGAGGTCTGAAATTCCTTGAATCGCTTTTCCCTGAGGGATTGAACCTCGTAGATAAAGGCTGTGAAGAGAGGCCCCAACGCATGATTGGCACCCTTCTAGGAGAGATTGGACAAGCGATCGCCAAGGATGATCAATTTTTTCTAGGCTAGATTCATTGACTAGATAACCCGGTGCATCCGGACGATAAACAGTGCCGATCGCTTGAATGAAGGTCAAAGTTCTAAGTAGATTTTGATAGCTTTAGTCTAAAATCTTAGCGTGACAGTGGTTGATAAACCTCGTAGTTTAGCCAGTTAGTGTAAAGCAGTTGAGCATGGCTACGCCAACGCACTGTCGGCACTTGATTCGGGTCATCATTAGGGTAGTAGTTGAGAGGTAACTGAATCGGCAACCCTTTCTCGCGATCGCGTCGATATTCGCGATCGAGGGTGTCTGCATCGTATTCCGGATGGTTGAACAGATAGGTGCGATGTTGGTCTGCATCCCAGAGGAGATGGAGTCCAGCCTCTGAGCTTTCTGCCAGAATTTGCAACTGTGATTGAGCCAATACCTCAGCCGCAATTACCTCCGTATGGCGACTGACCGGCACCAGAAAATCATCATCGTGGCCGCGTACCAAGGGAGAACTGCGATCGCGGAGATGATGCCAAAAAACGCCAAAGCGCTTGGCTGGCAAGGTTTGCTTTTCAATGCCATGAAAATGCTGAAGCGCGGCTTGGGCTCCCCAGCAGATGAACAAACTGGAGCGCACCGCCTCACGACTCCAATCCAGAATAGTCGTCAGTTCCGACCAGTAGTCCACCGCCAGCCAAGGCAGGGTTTCCACCGGCGCGCCCGTCACAATCAAGCCATCAAACTGGCGATCGCGAATTTGATCAAAGGTGCTGTAGAAGTTACGAAGATGCTCGGGGTCGGTGTGGGTTGGTTGATAGCTAGCCGTGTGAATTAAAGTGAGTTCTACTTGTAGCGGCGTATTGGCGAGTACCCGAGCGATCTGCGTTTCGGTTGTCACCTTGGTCGGCATTAGGTTCAAAACAACCACTTGCAAAGCGCGGATATCCTGCCGCCGCGCATCCGCATCCCCCAGCGTGAATACGGACTCAGCATCCAGAATGCGACGAGCAGGCAGATCTTGCGGAATGATGATCGGCATGGCAA
Protein-coding regions in this window:
- a CDS encoding M16 family metallopeptidase, with amino-acid sequence MFRQGLKRSRRRGLLWLTVLFCVFVVSQSRAIAAPIDLRPYWQAAQAQIDDFQLPNGLQFIVMQRPQAPVVSVLTYAAVGGADEQPGQTGIAHFLEHLAFKGTTTIGTRNYAEEAPLLTELDQLNRQLQQAQAKGQDATALTQRFQAVQAQAAQYVRQNEFGQRLENAGAIGLNATTSADATTYFCSLPAQQLELWMALEAERFRQPVFREFFEEKAVILEERRQRLDNDPVSQLLEALKAKAFPNQPYGRPVIGERADIAALDRATVQQFFQQYYGPNNLTIAIVGDVDPAQVRRWANQYFGAEPARPLPPPSQGKAKPQAGTVTIKARSQPWAIVAYPMPAARDPDQLAMQLLAEVLSRGRRSRLYQTLVEGDRLVLSAQAFPNFPGDRLPSLFVISASPRPGITPQTVVQAITATVTELQQQPLSQAELDRVRNQLRMDLLQGLESNAGLAQQLAEYQAEAGDWRQLFRDLEALEQITPLDLQRAARRLFQRDRQLVGQILGEGT
- a CDS encoding M16 family metallopeptidase, with the protein product MIRRWLLMAAVLVLCWLQMPVTAIAAVDLQRPDIDRCRLDNGLRVYLLEDRTLPLVSGLLLADAGSRLDPADAWGTADFTAALLRQGGSQAYPVGQLDQALEERAAMLESNPGVTVASLSFRSFSPDFPFVLDRLFEVLTTPAFPPDRLQQLRDRTLAALARQNDRPEAIASRELPKLVYGPTDALARSLTAANVQQVERADLVAFHQRFYRPDRLWLGIVGDFQAAELCQSLQTTWGKWQPPATAAIAPAASAQLTVPATAVYLIDQPQLSQSTVQMASLGGRLDDPDYAALTVLNELLNGLSGRLYNQIRSRQGLAYSVYGSGQPNFERPGLFVAGGQTAQATTAALIQALRTELAAVRSQPISERELKQVRDRLLNSFVFNFQSPDQTLGRLLRTEFFQYPEDFLWRYREALLKVTPADVQTVAQRWILLDQMPILVVGDRQALLPQLQTLGLPIQDWPLDQPVTAAP
- a CDS encoding homoserine O-succinyltransferase encodes the protein MPIIIPQDLPARRILDAESVFTLGDADARRQDIRALQVVVLNLMPTKVTTETQIARVLANTPLQVELTLIHTASYQPTHTDPEHLRNFYSTFDQIRDRQFDGLIVTGAPVETLPWLAVDYWSELTTILDWSREAVRSSLFICWGAQAALQHFHGIEKQTLPAKRFGVFWHHLRDRSSPLVRGHDDDFLVPVSRHTEVIAAEVLAQSQLQILAESSEAGLHLLWDADQHRTYLFNHPEYDADTLDREYRRDREKGLPIQLPLNYYPNDDPNQVPTVRWRSHAQLLYTNWLNYEVYQPLSR